The genomic stretch ACGTGGCATCTGTTTGAACCCACCGTATATACAACcttaatatattattttgatattattttattttctaattttttatttatttatcttttatctTTTGATTTTCTTATTTTCTAATTTGGTCATAGCAGATTTGTGCTCATCTTCTCAGACAGCACCATCGCTGAGAGAAAAACAAAGTTAGTCAACCTTTTAGTGAAGAAAATTAATTATGTCTtcagcaaaaaaataaaaaagaaaaggaaattaaTTGTGTGTTCAACGTAAAGACATTGGAAAACTCGCACATTGAGAAACAAGGAAATTACACAATTGACTAATGAGTTGAATGCCTTCACAATTTACTTCTATTAAACACAAACACTTGAGGTCAAATGATCAGATTGTAAATGTACGTAACACCCACTCGCCAACCTTTACAATAATCCATCTCTGAAGAGAAAAGAATACAAAAATACACAATATATATGATTTGAACACTCCCTTCCAAAGAAAAGAACTCTGACAAACACACAAACACTCAACACCAacaatttataatttattaatatatatgtaaatatatgtgtatGGATCTCTCTAAATCataaagaataaaataaatacaatttttttattaagaaTTTATAGACTGATAAAGTTTGGTTGATCAGGTTGGGCCCGTTGACCCCACCAAAATTTACATTAATAAAGTAACTTAACAACAAGAATAATAAAGTATTCAATTACGTGAACTATTAAGTACTCTAAATATACAGTTTCTTAACAACCAAAAAAAtggaaagaagaagagaaaattgaTGGAGAAAGTTCTCACTTTTTATTAAGGGCCAACTCCAACGTCTGTAGTTGAACCAATCCCTACCTGCAACCAGGGAGAGGAACCCTCACTGACGTTAATATCCTTAAGCTCACTTAGCTTTGCTAACTTCACCTTACTGTCAGCTTCATCTTCCACCATAATGTTATTCTGCATTGAATAAGTTCCATTACTATTAGTagtattgttgttgttgttgttgtttgtgTTAATAATAATATTGCTGTTGTTGTTTTTGTACTCTTCGTTGTGAATCACGTAATTGTCAACTTCATTCTGGTGTTGATGATTATCTTTCCGATGATCATCTTTCGCTGGCCCCATCCATGGCTGCAAGTAAATCTCTGTTGACACCTCAAAGCTCGGTACTACTACCGGTCTATTAATCCCATGGTGATCTCTCCTGGCTCTTGCCATATCACCTCCCGGTGCCGGCAAATTCAGGTCGAGCTTCAGATCAAGGGCTTGATATTGATCGTGATGATCCGCATTGCTATCGAATTTGGGCCGCCGAAGCCGGCTTTGATGAGTGCTACTTTGGTGATGATGAATTTGTAGTTCCATGCTTTCTTGAAACTGTTGGAACTTAGCCAGAGCCGCGGAAGTGTCTGCTGCTGCAGTGTTGGATGTGATCCAATGGCACCTTTTGTGGCCACCTAAAGCTTGTCCGGAAGAGAAAATCCGGTGACATATTGAACACTCGTGAACCTTGGATTTTCGTTTGGAAGTGGAGGCTAGTGGGGAGTTGGAGCGGTGATGATCCAATTGTAGGGTTGAATTTGATTTGGTGGGGAAAAGCTCGTCCTGGGTGATGGCGTCGTCGTCGGCCATGGAGGGGGCGAGGGTGTCGTCTAATTGGACGTTGTCTAGCCGGGCAGCGAAACAGCCTTTCACTTTCTTGTGGCTGGCTCTATGTCCGCCTAAAGCTTGGTGGGAATTAAAGACTTTTTTGCATGCCTTGCACTCGAACAAGTTACCATTGGCGACTGCTTTTGCCTTAATATTAATGTCATTAAGATTATTATCCTCAACCGGCAGCCTAAAAGAGATCGGTGCAATGTTGAAGTTGATAGAGTTTTTTCGAATTTGCTCTTCTTCTCTGCTCGCCGAAGCGCAAGACTCCTCCGGCTCAGCCGCCGTTA from Humulus lupulus chromosome 5, drHumLupu1.1, whole genome shotgun sequence encodes the following:
- the LOC133780596 gene encoding uncharacterized protein LOC133780596; the encoded protein is MALIVDHQQQTNLKHFCRICKKGFGCGRALGGHMRAHGIGDESGHLDEDDAASDWEEKMAAGDVPPSNKRMYALRTNPNRLRSCRACENCGKEFMSWKSFLEHGKCSSEDAEPFLSSPESDGDETGRGRGCNWSKRKRSFRAKVGNLVNNSSSHCPSSEEEDLANCLMMLSNAAVDPLTAAEPEESCASASREEEQIRKNSINFNIAPISFRLPVEDNNLNDINIKAKAVANGNLFECKACKKVFNSHQALGGHRASHKKVKGCFAARLDNVQLDDTLAPSMADDDAITQDELFPTKSNSTLQLDHHRSNSPLASTSKRKSKVHECSICHRIFSSGQALGGHKRCHWITSNTAAADTSAALAKFQQFQESMELQIHHHQSSTHQSRLRRPKFDSNADHHDQYQALDLKLDLNLPAPGGDMARARRDHHGINRPVVVPSFEVSTEIYLQPWMGPAKDDHRKDNHQHQNEVDNYVIHNEEYKNNNSNIIINTNNNNNNNTTNSNGTYSMQNNIMVEDEADSKVKLAKLSELKDINVSEGSSPWLQVGIGSTTDVGVGP